A single genomic interval of Suncus etruscus isolate mSunEtr1 chromosome 12, mSunEtr1.pri.cur, whole genome shotgun sequence harbors:
- the BOLA3 gene encoding bolA-like protein 3 isoform X2, with amino-acid sequence MAAWSPATAAPLLRGVRGLPLLHCAQRLFASETEGELKVTQILKEKFPRATSIQVTDISGGCGAMYEIQIESEDFKAKKIVQQHQMVNQALKEEIKGMHGLRIFTSVPKH; translated from the exons ATGGCGGCGTGGAGCCCGGCCACGGCAGCGCCCCTGCTCCGCGGGGTCCGCGGG CTTCCGCTTCTCCACTGTGCCCAGCGGCTGTTTGCCTCTGAGACTGAGGGCGAGCTCAAGGTGACACAGATTCTCAAAGAAAAGTTCCCCCGAGCTACATCTATTCAAGTCACTGACATTTCAG GAGGCTGTGGGGCGATGTATGAAATCCAGATCGAGTCGGAAGACTTTAAGGCAAAGAAAATTGTCCAGCAGCACCAGATGGTAAATCAG GcgctcaaagaagaaatcaaagggATGCACGGGCTGAGGATATTCACCTCTGTTCCCAAGCACTGA
- the BOLA3 gene encoding bolA-like protein 3 isoform X1, which produces MTPEHLQKNVRPTLHELVQIMWPTPNPDLVVETWLPLLHCAQRLFASETEGELKVTQILKEKFPRATSIQVTDISGGCGAMYEIQIESEDFKAKKIVQQHQMVNQALKEEIKGMHGLRIFTSVPKH; this is translated from the exons atgacccctgagcatcttcag AAAAATGTCAGACCGACTCTCCACGAGCTGGTTCAGATCATGTGGCCAACTCCAAACCCTGATCTGGTTGTTGAAACCTGG CTTCCGCTTCTCCACTGTGCCCAGCGGCTGTTTGCCTCTGAGACTGAGGGCGAGCTCAAGGTGACACAGATTCTCAAAGAAAAGTTCCCCCGAGCTACATCTATTCAAGTCACTGACATTTCAG GAGGCTGTGGGGCGATGTATGAAATCCAGATCGAGTCGGAAGACTTTAAGGCAAAGAAAATTGTCCAGCAGCACCAGATGGTAAATCAG GcgctcaaagaagaaatcaaagggATGCACGGGCTGAGGATATTCACCTCTGTTCCCAAGCACTGA